In a genomic window of Afipia carboxidovorans OM5:
- the repA gene encoding plasmid partitioning protein RepA, whose amino-acid sequence MSDIAVDTALDQAAGDKIHRHADILTSQLQAMRASMYPPEAKKTLRPFLTHEVSKLTSIPESTLKLLSQEGRGPVPERQENNHRVYTLGQINELRALMASQRPSEALRFLPHRRQGEHLQIVAIANFKGGSAKTTTALHLSQYLALQGYRVLAVDLDPQASLSAMLGAQPELDIGPNETIYAAVRYDEDRVPLKQVIRETYFEGLHLIPGNLEVMEYEHETPRILAQRQSGAGGVFFERLREVLHQVDADYDVIILDTPPSLGFLTLGAIYAATGMIITVHPAMLDVASMGQFLLMMSDLTGEINKAGASLAQDFLHYLITRHDPIDRPQTGMVTLLRHLFGSDVLVPTAIASTAIEAAGLAKQSLYEVEPGAIRRETYRRARDAMDEVNAAITELITTSWGRP is encoded by the coding sequence ATGAGTGACATCGCAGTCGACACCGCTCTGGACCAAGCTGCCGGTGACAAGATCCACCGCCACGCAGATATCCTTACATCACAACTGCAGGCGATGCGCGCAAGCATGTATCCGCCTGAGGCGAAAAAGACGCTTCGCCCGTTCCTGACGCACGAGGTCTCCAAGCTGACCTCGATACCCGAGTCGACTCTCAAACTGCTGTCTCAGGAAGGTCGAGGTCCGGTACCCGAACGGCAGGAAAACAACCATCGGGTCTATACCCTCGGACAAATCAACGAGCTTCGCGCTCTGATGGCCTCCCAGCGGCCAAGCGAAGCGCTGCGTTTTCTGCCCCATCGGCGGCAAGGCGAACACCTGCAGATTGTCGCGATCGCCAATTTTAAAGGCGGCAGTGCGAAGACAACGACTGCCCTGCATTTGTCGCAGTATCTAGCGCTTCAGGGCTATCGTGTGTTGGCTGTCGATCTTGATCCGCAGGCTTCGCTCTCAGCCATGTTGGGTGCTCAACCCGAGCTCGATATTGGACCCAACGAAACCATCTACGCTGCAGTACGATATGACGAGGACCGGGTGCCTCTAAAGCAGGTCATCCGCGAGACCTACTTCGAGGGCCTCCACCTCATTCCCGGCAATCTGGAGGTCATGGAGTACGAACACGAGACGCCTCGAATACTTGCGCAGCGACAAAGCGGTGCCGGAGGTGTGTTCTTTGAGCGGCTCCGTGAGGTACTCCATCAGGTCGACGCCGATTATGATGTGATCATTCTCGACACGCCGCCTTCCCTTGGGTTTCTAACGCTCGGTGCCATCTACGCCGCCACTGGCATGATCATCACCGTGCACCCAGCAATGCTGGACGTCGCATCGATGGGCCAGTTCCTGCTCATGATGAGCGACCTCACGGGTGAGATAAACAAGGCGGGTGCGTCGCTTGCGCAGGATTTCCTCCATTATCTGATAACGCGGCACGATCCGATCGACAGGCCCCAGACCGGCATGGTGACTCTTCTCCGGCACCTGTTCGGTAGCGACGTTTTGGTTCCGACTGCGATTGCCAGCACTGCCATCGAGGCAGCCGGTCTCGCAAAGCAAAGCCTCTATGAAGTCGAGCCTGGCGCGATTCGCCGCGAGACTTATCGGCGCGCGCGCGACGCAATGGACGAGGTGAACGCCGCAATCACGGAGCTGATCACGACAAGCTGGGGGAGACCATGA
- the repB gene encoding plasmid partitioning protein RepB, translating to MSKGPSKSIVGNFGKFISGEASPSSPAETPSPPRVVRVGAGVIGQAGRSIQQLKDERDRLQELLASGNGGTVDIDPNLVDPSPFDDRLPDDDPETFETFKRSIAEEGQKVPVQVRRSPSIEGRFQIVYGRRRLRAAKELNRPVKALIVELSDRDLVVAQGIENGQRQDLTWIERALFAQTMDEADIKPRDIYAALGIDGAELARMRAVYRAVPVDVIKLIGRAPKVGRPRWGALVAAFGATEGKAAAVLRQTLSADRVSALSSDERFSHALRALSGASTSPQREEMPLEAAGGRPVGKAVFAGAEVRLIVEKSRAEAFTDFLRVELPALMERFDAGDSVTENPAKSENSVS from the coding sequence ATGAGCAAGGGTCCGAGCAAGTCGATCGTTGGAAACTTTGGAAAATTCATTTCTGGTGAGGCGTCGCCGTCGTCGCCGGCTGAGACACCCTCTCCTCCTCGTGTTGTTCGTGTCGGTGCCGGCGTGATCGGTCAGGCGGGACGGTCGATCCAGCAGCTCAAGGATGAGCGGGATCGGCTGCAGGAATTGCTTGCGTCAGGTAATGGCGGCACCGTCGATATTGATCCTAACCTTGTAGACCCCTCGCCGTTTGACGACCGCCTCCCTGACGACGATCCCGAGACTTTCGAGACCTTCAAACGGAGCATAGCGGAGGAAGGTCAGAAGGTCCCAGTCCAGGTTCGGCGTAGTCCGTCGATCGAAGGTCGGTTCCAGATCGTTTACGGACGCCGACGTCTGCGGGCGGCGAAGGAGCTAAACCGGCCGGTGAAGGCGCTCATCGTTGAGCTGTCCGACCGTGACCTCGTTGTCGCGCAAGGCATCGAGAACGGGCAGAGGCAAGACCTTACTTGGATTGAACGGGCATTGTTTGCGCAGACGATGGATGAGGCAGATATCAAGCCGCGCGATATTTATGCCGCTCTCGGAATTGATGGCGCGGAGCTGGCACGGATGCGGGCGGTCTATCGCGCGGTCCCTGTCGATGTCATCAAACTGATCGGCCGTGCACCGAAGGTGGGGCGGCCCCGTTGGGGTGCGCTGGTAGCGGCATTCGGTGCGACTGAAGGCAAGGCGGCGGCGGTCCTCCGTCAAACTCTGTCAGCTGACAGAGTTTCGGCGCTCTCGTCCGACGAGCGGTTTTCGCACGCGTTGCGTGCCCTATCAGGCGCCTCCACTTCTCCGCAACGGGAGGAAATGCCGCTGGAGGCGGCGGGCGGGAGACCCGTGGGCAAGGCAGTCTTTGCCGGAGCTGAGGTGCGGCTGATCGTCGAGAAGTCGCGCGCCGAGGCGTTCACAGATTTCTTGCGGGTAGAGCTGCCCGCCTTAATGGAGCGATTTGACGCTGGAGACAGCGTCACCGAAAACCCCGCCAAGTCAGAAAACTCTGTCAGCTGA
- the repC gene encoding plasmid replication protein RepC encodes MSSHSAGLRRSSPKTFSAEKFARTYREGKAPAVTRTAALQVAKRSAAAMGLKAAKLALIDQLFAASKSVDWSTPGRPPIVWPSNARLARSLGLSISTMKYHLKGLVEAGLVAYSDHPTYQRRGRRDAEGNIVEAYGIDLSPIATRFAELHQLAENAEYEAREWRRLSYRRTIMRKEIQSLIVTAGEEYLPGPWTQLQARLDVLREHRATDLDDLMAQVSALEGLREEVENLFDKGFKDRNFDATVSKFRPVLTTAEPSDSESGNHESSRANARHPNPFAAFGRATEKKSDGVPRPPQSSKTAAQVLNDDAQMISLPLVQAACPAVREFAPDAFTDWRAFRASGQVLCAAAGINPQVLQEAQAILGPDLAASALAITVQRSNSGAVAKPGAYLRTLVQRGRDGELHLSRSLFALAKAGEPPTGLSAVAAPVSVTPTFPASGSIAYSAWAEAVREYAPKPTPDVDSVANAFRRWARDKNLDLTAPNIERVFAGFCRKWRMN; translated from the coding sequence ATGAGTAGTCACAGCGCCGGTCTGCGAAGATCGTCCCCCAAGACTTTTAGCGCAGAGAAGTTCGCCCGCACCTACCGCGAGGGAAAAGCCCCCGCTGTAACACGCACCGCAGCGCTCCAGGTCGCCAAACGCTCGGCTGCCGCAATGGGGTTGAAGGCCGCCAAACTCGCTCTGATCGATCAGCTTTTCGCTGCATCGAAGTCCGTCGACTGGAGCACACCCGGCCGTCCGCCGATCGTATGGCCTTCCAATGCCCGTCTGGCACGGAGCCTGGGTCTGAGCATCTCGACCATGAAGTACCATCTGAAGGGCCTCGTGGAGGCTGGCCTGGTCGCCTACAGCGACCATCCGACCTATCAGCGGCGCGGCCGCCGCGATGCCGAGGGGAATATTGTGGAGGCCTATGGCATCGATCTGTCGCCGATCGCGACGCGGTTCGCCGAGCTTCATCAGCTCGCTGAGAACGCGGAATATGAGGCCCGTGAATGGCGCCGTTTGTCATATCGGCGCACGATCATGCGCAAGGAGATCCAGTCGCTCATCGTGACCGCGGGCGAGGAGTACCTTCCCGGACCTTGGACTCAGCTCCAGGCCCGCCTTGACGTTCTCAGGGAGCATCGGGCGACTGATCTCGATGATCTGATGGCACAAGTGTCTGCGCTCGAGGGGCTTCGGGAGGAGGTAGAGAACCTCTTTGATAAGGGATTCAAGGATAGAAATTTCGATGCCACGGTATCGAAATTTCGGCCGGTACTAACTACAGCGGAACCTTCAGATTCTGAATCTGGTAACCATGAATCGAGCCGCGCTAACGCGCGGCACCCTAATCCTTTTGCGGCCTTCGGCCGAGCAACCGAAAAAAAGTCTGACGGAGTTCCGAGACCCCCGCAATCGTCAAAAACTGCGGCGCAGGTCCTGAACGACGACGCTCAGATGATCTCGCTGCCATTGGTTCAGGCCGCTTGCCCGGCCGTCCGCGAATTTGCACCGGACGCATTCACCGATTGGCGAGCCTTCCGGGCATCCGGCCAGGTGCTTTGTGCAGCCGCCGGTATCAATCCGCAGGTTCTGCAGGAGGCTCAAGCGATCCTCGGCCCGGACCTCGCCGCATCGGCGTTGGCGATCACGGTGCAGCGTTCAAATTCGGGCGCCGTGGCCAAGCCTGGAGCCTACCTGCGAACACTGGTGCAGCGGGGTAGGGACGGCGAACTGCATCTCAGCCGCTCGCTGTTTGCCCTTGCTAAGGCGGGTGAACCGCCGACCGGACTGAGCGCGGTTGCGGCACCTGTCAGCGTCACGCCGACATTCCCCGCATCCGGCTCCATCGCCTACAGTGCTTGGGCCGAGGCTGTCCGAGAATATGCGCCAAAGCCGACCCCCGACGTCGACAGCGTCGCCAATGCGTTCCGGCGGTGGGCGAGAGATAAAAATCTTGACCTGACCGCTCCCAACATCGAGCGCGTCTTCGCTGGCTTCTGCCGAAAATGGAGGATGAACTGA
- a CDS encoding site-specific integrase, with protein sequence MSPDAPRDPAFDAQDDPAPPESPAPGVASSTGEKPAEAPGGLPSPLPDVTTGLPAHLEPLADRARDYFRASSAENTRRAYGADWRHYTAWCRRQALDPLPPDVQTIGLYITACAAGKAGPKPDAVSTIERRLSALSWQFRQRGLVFDRQDRHVATVLAGIRRTHGRPPVKKEAVLPEDVIAMLETFDRGALRGLRDRAMLLVGFAGGLRRSEVVGLDVGPEQTEDGSGWIEILKDGMAVTLRGKTGWREVEIGRGSSDATCPVVALQTWLKLARIGHGPLFRRVREGGKDVGPDRLTDKQVARLVKAAALAAGVRPDLPEGDRKGKFAGHSLRAGLASSAEVDERYVQKQLGHASAEQTRGYQRRRDRFRVNLTKAAGL encoded by the coding sequence ATGAGCCCTGACGCCCCGCGCGACCCCGCATTCGACGCCCAGGACGACCCCGCGCCGCCGGAGAGCCCGGCGCCGGGTGTCGCTTCGTCGACCGGAGAGAAGCCGGCCGAGGCGCCGGGCGGCCTCCCCTCCCCTCTTCCGGACGTCACAACCGGCCTGCCGGCGCATCTGGAGCCGCTCGCCGATCGGGCGCGCGACTACTTCCGTGCGTCCAGCGCTGAGAACACCCGCCGCGCCTATGGGGCGGACTGGCGGCACTACACGGCCTGGTGCCGGCGGCAGGCGCTCGATCCCCTCCCCCCGGACGTCCAGACCATCGGGCTCTACATCACCGCCTGCGCTGCCGGGAAGGCCGGGCCGAAGCCCGACGCCGTGTCGACGATCGAGCGGCGGCTGTCGGCGCTGAGCTGGCAGTTCCGCCAGCGTGGCCTCGTTTTCGACCGCCAGGACCGGCATGTCGCGACCGTGCTCGCTGGCATTCGCCGCACCCACGGCCGGCCGCCGGTCAAGAAGGAAGCCGTCCTGCCCGAGGACGTCATCGCCATGCTCGAAACGTTCGATCGCGGCGCCCTGCGGGGCCTGCGCGACCGCGCCATGCTGCTGGTCGGCTTCGCCGGCGGACTGCGCCGCTCCGAGGTCGTCGGCCTCGATGTTGGGCCCGAGCAGACCGAAGACGGCAGCGGCTGGATCGAGATCCTCAAGGACGGCATGGCCGTCACCCTGCGCGGCAAGACCGGCTGGCGCGAGGTCGAAATCGGCCGCGGCTCGTCCGACGCCACCTGCCCCGTCGTCGCCCTCCAGACCTGGCTCAAGCTGGCCCGGATCGGTCACGGGCCGCTGTTCCGCCGCGTCCGCGAGGGCGGAAAAGACGTCGGGCCGGACCGGCTGACCGACAAGCAGGTCGCCCGCCTGGTGAAGGCAGCCGCCCTCGCCGCCGGCGTGCGCCCCGATCTGCCGGAAGGCGACCGGAAGGGGAAATTCGCTGGGCATTCCCTGCGCGCCGGCCTCGCCTCCTCCGCCGAGGTCGACGAACGCTACGTCCAGAAGCAGCTCGGACATGCCAGCGCTGAGCAGACCCGCGGCTATCAACGCCGACGGGACCGCTTCAGGGTCAACTTGACCAAGGCCGCCGGGCTTTGA
- a CDS encoding DUF1403 family protein: MASCARLNPDIPPTFPPFPGWVRQGVTSERVDDALFSAGAALAAIHPIARSEHPLGSLWRHRLSLSNAAILVRQGGRTEDEAALRDAWYLRRDGDDPGPGGRILKAWRHLGERSAMVSKDWTLQLSALFEVHFSDALEDVVAQADKLMAGQGNAVAAAAEIAAASLRFVPQSEPLALWLADMVLAQRLKWPIAVPLIAGQIRRGDLRAASKAGTTDDVWPRACALAYARAAASAADLYVDLARRAERLLAAAPKLRGKDADTMVAILMMEDAQPAGAGKTASDRSMRRLFERLVALGAVRELTGRPTFRLYGL; the protein is encoded by the coding sequence ATGGCCTCATGCGCGCGACTCAATCCCGACATCCCGCCGACCTTCCCTCCGTTTCCGGGCTGGGTGCGGCAGGGTGTGACATCCGAGCGCGTTGATGACGCGCTGTTTTCGGCCGGTGCGGCGCTCGCCGCGATCCATCCGATCGCGCGCAGCGAGCACCCATTGGGATCGTTGTGGCGGCATCGGCTGTCGCTGTCGAATGCCGCGATTCTGGTCCGGCAAGGCGGACGCACCGAGGACGAGGCGGCGCTGCGCGATGCCTGGTATCTGCGGCGCGACGGTGACGATCCCGGCCCGGGCGGGCGCATTCTCAAAGCCTGGCGGCATCTCGGCGAGCGCAGCGCCATGGTCTCGAAGGATTGGACGCTGCAACTATCGGCGCTGTTCGAGGTGCATTTCAGCGACGCGCTCGAGGACGTCGTCGCCCAGGCCGACAAGCTGATGGCCGGGCAGGGGAATGCCGTCGCGGCCGCCGCCGAGATCGCCGCGGCGAGCCTGCGCTTCGTCCCGCAAAGCGAACCACTCGCCCTGTGGCTCGCCGACATGGTGCTTGCCCAGCGTCTCAAATGGCCGATAGCCGTGCCGTTGATTGCGGGCCAGATCCGCCGAGGCGATCTGCGCGCGGCGTCAAAGGCTGGTACCACGGACGACGTTTGGCCGAGGGCCTGCGCCCTGGCCTATGCGCGCGCGGCCGCGAGCGCGGCCGACCTGTATGTCGACCTGGCGCGTCGCGCCGAACGTCTTCTCGCGGCGGCGCCGAAGCTGCGCGGCAAGGACGCCGACACCATGGTGGCGATCTTGATGATGGAGGACGCCCAGCCCGCCGGCGCCGGCAAGACCGCCAGCGACCGCAGCATGCGCCGCCTGTTCGAGCGGCTGGTGGCGCTCGGCGCCGTGCGCGAGCTGACCGGTCGCCCGACCTTCCGATTGTACGGGCTCTGA
- the scpB gene encoding SMC-Scp complex subunit ScpB, with translation MGRRARAKADLDLDLADLPPELRWREWMGRVEAVIFASPEPVTREILARVVGGDCNIDLIIDDIRDELRGRPYELVAVAGGWQHRTRKVFATAIRTATGLGDQVRPLSQQESLILLCIAYYQPITRGELSQFFGKEVSRDLIAHLRGLGFIASGPRAPRPGAPYTYVTTNGFLSHFGFNTLRDLPDMEMLEDAGLLSKEKLLAGDIPPLAETAAADDDDMI, from the coding sequence ATGGGGCGCCGCGCGCGAGCAAAGGCAGATCTCGATCTCGACCTGGCGGACCTGCCGCCGGAGCTGCGCTGGCGCGAATGGATGGGGCGGGTCGAGGCGGTAATTTTCGCCTCGCCCGAGCCGGTGACGCGCGAGATCCTGGCGCGCGTCGTCGGCGGCGACTGCAATATCGATCTGATCATCGACGACATCCGCGACGAGCTCCGCGGACGCCCCTATGAGCTGGTCGCGGTCGCCGGCGGCTGGCAGCACCGCACCCGCAAGGTGTTTGCCACGGCGATTCGGACCGCGACGGGGTTGGGCGACCAGGTGCGTCCGCTCTCCCAGCAGGAGAGCCTGATCCTGCTGTGCATCGCTTATTACCAGCCGATCACCCGCGGCGAGCTTTCACAGTTCTTTGGCAAGGAGGTCAGTCGCGACCTGATCGCCCACCTGCGCGGCCTTGGCTTCATTGCCTCGGGTCCACGCGCGCCCCGGCCCGGCGCGCCGTACACCTATGTCACCACGAACGGGTTCCTGTCGCACTTCGGTTTCAACACGCTGCGCGACTTGCCGGACATGGAAATGCTTGAGGACGCCGGCCTGCTTAGCAAAGAAAAGCTGCTCGCCGGCGACATCCCGCCTTTGGCCGAGACGGCCGCGGCCGATGATGACGACATGATCTAG
- a CDS encoding HAD family hydrolase — protein MNPRAVLFDLYYTLVCEREDNPFYETVAGELGLALETFRPHYNACGRPTMRGELDGMVGRVTEACRLAGHLAAPEAIIDVVERNMELFYGSVFIYGDAPDTLRRLRAGGFRLAIVSNASPYSEEVLRRSGLVADVDDIVMSYTLGTLKPDPRLYTEACQRLGVSPGDAIYVGDGGDDELEGARRIGMGTILVDRGLRHTDAARRFADRECKRLGEVVSAMTDLTSTLPEARRAAYR, from the coding sequence ATGAACCCGCGGGCCGTTCTCTTTGACCTGTATTATACTCTCGTGTGCGAACGCGAGGACAACCCCTTCTACGAGACAGTTGCTGGCGAGCTTGGCCTGGCTCTTGAGACCTTCCGACCACATTATAATGCGTGCGGGCGTCCGACGATGCGTGGCGAGCTGGATGGCATGGTGGGGCGTGTTACCGAGGCATGTCGGCTCGCTGGTCATCTGGCTGCGCCCGAGGCCATCATTGACGTTGTCGAGAGAAACATGGAGCTGTTCTACGGAAGCGTCTTCATTTATGGGGATGCGCCGGACACGCTGAGGAGGTTGCGGGCGGGAGGTTTCAGGCTAGCGATCGTAAGCAACGCCTCTCCTTATTCTGAGGAGGTATTGCGGCGGAGCGGGCTGGTCGCGGACGTAGACGACATCGTGATGTCTTACACGCTCGGCACACTTAAGCCGGACCCTCGACTCTATACGGAGGCCTGCCAGCGTCTAGGAGTCTCTCCAGGCGATGCAATCTATGTCGGAGATGGCGGCGACGACGAGCTTGAAGGTGCACGTCGCATTGGTATGGGAACAATTCTTGTCGACCGCGGACTACGCCATACCGACGCCGCTCGGCGTTTTGCTGATCGGGAATGCAAGCGGCTTGGTGAAGTCGTGTCAGCGATGACCGATCTGACGTCAACGTTGCCGGAAGCGCGTCGTGCAGCCTATCGCTGA
- a CDS encoding cupin domain-containing protein — protein sequence MNARVVNHGTNSRFFADQAAKFGFLAAPDLLGQLWFIDVGQEVVGHKLPSTQQVYVVLEGNGRLRAFDDTAFDDAAFYQPNPTIKVDPPPQAQPRASSYHDFPVEPHSVVVIPAGTLHAIYNDGGTRMLLVSVTGSRIHDALYISR from the coding sequence ATGAACGCTCGAGTCGTCAACCACGGTACAAACAGCCGCTTCTTTGCCGACCAGGCCGCCAAGTTCGGCTTCCTTGCGGCGCCAGATCTTCTCGGACAACTGTGGTTTATCGACGTTGGACAGGAGGTCGTCGGCCACAAGCTTCCTTCCACGCAGCAGGTATATGTGGTGCTCGAAGGGAACGGTCGCCTTCGAGCGTTCGACGACACGGCCTTTGATGACGCTGCGTTTTACCAGCCCAATCCTACTATCAAGGTCGACCCGCCTCCCCAGGCGCAGCCCAGGGCGAGCAGCTACCACGATTTTCCCGTAGAGCCACACTCCGTTGTTGTCATTCCGGCGGGGACTCTCCATGCCATCTATAATGATGGCGGGACGCGAATGTTGCTGGTGTCTGTGACCGGCTCGCGCATCCATGATGCTCTTTACATTTCACGATAA
- a CDS encoding discoidin domain-containing protein yields the protein MGQVDHSSATSASAVSSLRAPDSDLALQTGPNAALRLLRNCVVTNSSGCHRYGYWNEQALFDGSPRTGWCTPSRKVRRVEFLEIDFGRTAAVCTMRLLSRTINPKAGFPGLVRILVPRDTGWEETAAIRTAPNDTDVWHQYEVPRAPTTRWRIEFDEIALRPEGKYFLQFMCLELYEAAQGVSS from the coding sequence ATGGGACAGGTCGATCATTCTTCTGCAACTTCCGCCAGTGCTGTCTCGTCCTTGAGAGCACCCGATTCAGACTTGGCTCTGCAGACCGGCCCCAACGCGGCACTACGCTTGTTGCGCAACTGCGTGGTCACGAACTCGTCAGGATGCCATCGGTACGGATACTGGAACGAACAAGCGTTGTTTGATGGCAGCCCGCGCACAGGATGGTGCACGCCAAGCCGAAAAGTGCGGAGGGTCGAGTTTCTCGAAATTGACTTCGGCCGCACTGCCGCAGTCTGCACCATGCGGCTGTTGTCACGCACGATAAATCCTAAAGCGGGTTTTCCGGGATTAGTTCGGATTCTTGTCCCGCGCGACACTGGGTGGGAGGAGACCGCCGCGATCCGAACCGCACCGAACGACACCGATGTTTGGCACCAATACGAAGTGCCCCGCGCGCCCACGACCCGATGGCGTATCGAGTTCGATGAGATCGCGCTAAGGCCAGAGGGAAAGTATTTCCTCCAATTTATGTGCCTCGAACTTTATGAGGCAGCGCAAGGGGTGTCGTCATGA
- a CDS encoding class I SAM-dependent methyltransferase, translating into MITGVRNLLYKDPVLYDLAYPDDDEALAEKCLRRLSCVASSNIDSVLDLGCGTGRVLAGLAARCAVVAGVDINPIMVEAASQRCPNVPILATDLRSARLGRTFDAIIMLGNHFK; encoded by the coding sequence ATGATTACAGGTGTCAGGAATCTTCTTTACAAAGACCCGGTACTTTACGATTTGGCATACCCCGATGACGACGAAGCGCTCGCGGAAAAATGCTTGCGTCGACTGTCCTGCGTGGCCAGCTCGAATATCGATAGCGTACTTGATCTTGGCTGCGGAACAGGCCGCGTGTTAGCGGGGCTCGCCGCTAGGTGCGCAGTCGTCGCGGGAGTCGATATCAACCCGATCATGGTTGAAGCAGCATCCCAGCGATGCCCGAACGTACCGATTCTCGCAACCGACCTCAGGAGTGCGAGGCTCGGGAGGACGTTTGACGCAATCATCATGTTGGGTAACCACTTCAAATAG
- a CDS encoding nucleotidyl transferase AbiEii/AbiGii toxin family protein → MQKTFIEVLRSSVDERRTLFETVAAHLETQAENVEKDLYVCWVLDFLFNRRGDDPIGLYFKGGTSLSKAYGLIRRFSEDIDIGIYKVDLHVPLEADIAALPSVNQQQRALADKVDEAARQYISGPLKERLAKEIAAVEEAIEQPGHFTLRFGFDNYRNRDALDILVVGYKSVFDSAESYVQAAVRIEGGARPDPEPAEPREIVPYIADEMPDGMELTIRNVTTVRPERTFWEKVLILHAMTEMTEKRLQDADPKRPAPDLNRYSRHYYDVHQIWTHPGYGIATASLRDLAEACRQHKELMFRAPDHRYDRAVPGSYRLVPTPDMRAKLVADYQRMMAMIFGTSPAFADVIASIQALEDYLNTSLAAVGQS, encoded by the coding sequence ATGCAGAAGACGTTCATTGAGGTTCTGCGATCGAGCGTCGACGAACGCCGCACGCTCTTTGAGACGGTTGCCGCGCATCTTGAGACGCAGGCAGAGAACGTCGAGAAGGACCTCTATGTCTGCTGGGTGCTCGATTTTCTTTTCAATCGTCGCGGCGATGATCCGATCGGACTTTATTTCAAGGGCGGCACAAGCCTGAGCAAGGCCTATGGACTGATCCGACGCTTTTCCGAAGACATCGACATCGGCATCTACAAGGTCGATCTGCATGTCCCACTCGAAGCCGACATCGCCGCCCTCCCCTCGGTGAACCAGCAGCAACGTGCGCTGGCCGATAAAGTCGACGAGGCGGCGCGTCAATACATCTCCGGTCCGTTGAAGGAGCGGCTGGCGAAGGAGATCGCCGCTGTCGAGGAAGCGATCGAGCAGCCGGGACATTTCACGCTCCGATTCGGATTCGACAATTATCGCAACAGGGACGCGCTCGACATTCTGGTCGTCGGCTACAAGAGCGTCTTCGATTCCGCCGAGAGCTACGTGCAGGCCGCAGTCCGCATCGAAGGCGGCGCGCGCCCCGATCCGGAGCCGGCGGAGCCGCGCGAGATCGTCCCCTACATCGCCGACGAGATGCCGGACGGAATGGAGCTTACCATTCGCAACGTGACGACGGTCAGGCCAGAGCGCACCTTCTGGGAGAAGGTGCTGATCCTCCATGCGATGACGGAGATGACGGAGAAGCGGCTTCAGGACGCCGACCCCAAGCGGCCCGCGCCTGATCTCAATCGGTACTCACGTCACTACTATGACGTCCACCAGATCTGGACGCATCCGGGCTATGGCATCGCGACCGCCTCTTTGCGCGATCTCGCTGAAGCCTGCCGGCAGCACAAGGAGCTGATGTTTCGCGCGCCGGATCACCGATACGACCGCGCCGTGCCGGGCAGCTACCGCCTCGTTCCGACGCCGGATATGCGAGCAAAGCTCGTGGCCGATTATCAGCGCATGATGGCGATGATCTTCGGCACGTCGCCTGCCTTCGCCGACGTGATCGCCAGTATTCAGGCGCTCGAAGACTATCTTAACACTTCGCTTGCCGCTGTTGGTCAGTCATGA
- a CDS encoding DUF6088 family protein: MPDPTSDTLPRIHDRIVQGAPSGVWSRADFLDIGTPNAVEKALQRLTQRGDIRRPYRGLYDKPGASKLTGKMVFPPRASFIDAIARRDKLRVLVDGMTAANDLGLTTAVPARSTIYADTYPRTIEIEASAGDPKVTKPVIYKLDFKRIAAKTAFWAGRPAMRVVQALTWFRDEKASLDAAVNGIVRHLARDPNRAKVAEDLRENIHAIPAWMYPLIETITRRLAENHNESTPDIERAEGDHAEDVH, from the coding sequence ATGCCAGATCCCACGTCCGACACTCTTCCTCGCATCCATGATCGGATCGTCCAAGGGGCGCCGTCTGGGGTATGGTCGCGCGCAGATTTCCTCGACATTGGAACGCCGAACGCCGTCGAGAAGGCTCTGCAGCGGCTGACCCAACGCGGGGACATTCGCCGACCCTATCGCGGCCTGTACGATAAGCCGGGTGCCAGCAAACTGACCGGCAAAATGGTGTTTCCGCCGCGCGCCTCGTTCATCGACGCGATCGCGCGGCGCGACAAGCTGCGCGTCCTCGTCGACGGCATGACCGCCGCGAACGACCTCGGCCTGACGACGGCCGTCCCGGCGCGCTCGACGATCTACGCCGACACCTATCCCCGGACGATCGAGATCGAGGCAAGCGCCGGCGACCCTAAGGTGACGAAGCCGGTCATCTATAAGCTCGACTTCAAGCGCATCGCGGCGAAGACGGCGTTTTGGGCCGGCCGGCCGGCCATGCGCGTCGTCCAGGCGCTGACGTGGTTTCGGGATGAGAAGGCGAGCCTCGACGCCGCCGTCAACGGCATCGTCCGGCATCTCGCGCGCGATCCGAACCGTGCGAAGGTCGCGGAAGATCTGCGCGAGAACATCCACGCCATCCCGGCCTGGATGTATCCGCTGATCGAGACGATCACGCGCCGGCTCGCCGAGAATCATAATGAGAGCACGCCGGACATCGAACGCGCGGAAGGCGACCATGCAGAAGACGTTCATTGA